A region of Vitis vinifera cultivar Pinot Noir 40024 chromosome 13, ASM3070453v1 DNA encodes the following proteins:
- the LOC100267771 gene encoding cytosolic sulfotransferase 15, whose translation MESSAIPFFEEVDFEKLSDECQQLLATLPREKTWDGSYYYLYQGFWFRAIPLHGIILFQKHFQAEDEDVLIITSAKSGTTWLKALTFAIANRKDSPLTQSPLLTTSPHQLVRFLEYDLYYMKSEYSDLQDLPRPRFLATHLPYELLPPSIKDSKCRIVYMCRNPVDKFISLWHFVNHNRPEPLQPDSLEAGLEMVCKGIEGCGPYWDHVLGYWRMSRERPEKVLFLKYEDLKKDIICQLKRLAHFLGVPFSEEEERQGMIEEISRLCSLDSLKNLEVNMNGMHTSGLKNSSFYRKGEVGDWVNYVTPSMAERIENAFEEKLSGSGLSFKMSCNTKKEDN comes from the coding sequence ATGGAAAGCTCCGCAATCCCTTTTTTTGAAGAAGTAGATTTTGAGAAGCTTAGCGATGAGTGTCAACAACTACTCGCAACCCTTCCTAGAGAAAAAACCTGGGATGGAAGCTATTACTATCTCTATCAAGGCTTTTGGTTCCGAGCTATACCCCTTCATGGCATCATTCTCTTTCAGAAACACTTCCAGGCAGAAGACGAAGATGTATTAATCATCACTTCTGCAAAATCAGGCACCACTTGGTTGAAGGCCCTCACCTTTGCCATTGCCAACCGAAAGGATTCCCCACTCACTCAGAGCCCTTTGCTCACTACCAGCCCTCATCAACTGGTACGTTTCCTTGAATATGACCTTTATTACATGAAATCGGAGTATTCCGATCTCCAAGACCTTCCTCGCCCTAGATTCCTTGCAACCCACCTGCCATATGAACTGTTGCCGCCGTCCATTAAAGATTCCAAGTGTCGGATTGTGTACATGTGTCGAAATCCAGTAGACAAATTCATCTCACTGTGGCATTTCGTAAACCACAATCGCCCTGAACCCCTGCAGCCAGATTCACTGGAGGCTGGTCTGGAGATGGTGTGCAAGGGAATTGAAGGATGTGGACCATACTGGGATCACGTGTTGGGGTACTGGAGGATGAGTAGGGAGAGACCAGAGAAGGTGTTGTTTCTGAAATATGAAGATTTGAAAAAGGACATCATCTGTCAATTGAAAAGGTTAGCCCACTTCCTGGGCGTTCCTTTCTCTGAGGAGGAAGAGAGACAAGGGATGATAGAGGAAATATCAAGATTGTGTAGTCTTGACAGCCTTAAAAACTTAGAGGTGAATATGAATGGAATGCACACCAGTGGACTTAAAAATAGCAGTTTCTATAGGAAAGGAGAGGTGGGAGATTGGGTTAATTATGTAACCCCTTCCATGGCAGAGCGAATTGAAAATGCTTTTGAAGAAAAGCTCAGTGGCTCTGGTTTATCCTTTAAAATGTCTTGCAACACTAAGAAGGAGGATAATTGA
- the LOC109123679 gene encoding retrovirus-related Pol polyprotein from transposon RE1 — protein sequence MTTRANTTIHNTNDPHSTLISINVAAQTPLKLTSTNYVSWKLQFQTLFIGYDFLGFIDGSYPCPTTILPGTTTPNPAHTLWIRQDQLLLNAILGSLSPTIIPFIARAKTTREAWTILANTYAKPSRGRIKQVKNQLKQITKGSMGVFEFLRTIKAWVDELAILGAVVDDEDLLEKILEGLGEDYKELVRAVQARDTPISFDELHEKLLNFEASL from the coding sequence ATGACTACCAGGGCCAACACCACCATTCATAACACAAACGACCCTCATAGCACATTGATTAGCATCAATGTTGCAGCTCAAACTCCATTAAAGCTTACCTCCACCAACTATGTATCTTGGAAACTACAATTTCAGACTCTCTTTATTGGGTATGATTTTCTAGGATTCATCGACGGATCATATCCTTGTCCAACAACAATTCTTCCAGGAACCACTACACCAAATCCAGCACATACACTTTGGATTAGGCAGGACCAACTCCTTCTCAATGCCATTCTTGGTTCTCTATCCCCCACCATAATTCCATTTATTGCTCGAGCAAAAACAACAAGGGAAGCCTGGACAATATTGGCCAATACATATGCCAAACCATCTCGTGGAAGAATCAAGCAggtgaaaaatcaattaaaacaaaTCACGAAGGGATCCATGGGTGTCTTTGAATTCCTTCGGACCATCAAGGCTTGGGTTGATGAACTTGCCATTCTAGGCGCAGTTGTTGATGATGAAGATCTCTTAGAAAAGATTCTTGAGGGACTTGGTGAAGACTACAAAGAATTGGTGCGGGCAGTTCAAGCTAGAGATACTCCAATCTCCTTTGATGAACTCCATGAAAAGCTTCTCAACTTTGAAGCTTCTCTTTAA